A stretch of the Rhinoderma darwinii isolate aRhiDar2 chromosome 3, aRhiDar2.hap1, whole genome shotgun sequence genome encodes the following:
- the LOC142750788 gene encoding olfactory receptor 6C4-like — protein MSLGQNLSSVDEFFIVGFQSVHSFRILLFIVLLVIYMMILAGNFLVITLVSTTPCLHTPMYIFLSQLSLSDVILTSTICPYTLIVILHDGSTISKVGCITQLFTFSMSMITECLLLTVMSYDRYVAICKPMHYLTIISFTFCLQLISFCWASGFLLTGIVTILISKLDFCGSNVVINHFFCDYGPLLQLSCSDTSLLELIVLVITSHETSIETVFIFTTYVCIVRSILEISTTTGKKKAFSTCTSHLTVVCICFGSLVAIYVSPSGKQQFSMNKILSLLYTVVTPLLNPIIYSLKNHEIRITIINSFIRLRQILIND, from the coding sequence ATGAGTCTGGGACAGAACCTATCATCAGTCGATGAGTTCTTCATTGTTGGCTTCCAGAGTGTTCATAGTTTCAGGATTTTACTCTTTATAGTTCTTCTTGTGATCTACATGATGATCTTAGCTGGAAACTTTCTGGTCATCACACTGGTGTCCACCACACCTTGTCTCCATACCCCCATGTACATTTTCCTCAGCCAGCTGTCCCTTTCAGATGTCATCCTCACCTCAACAATTTGCCCATACACACTTATTGTCATTTTACATGATGGCTCCACCATTTCGAAGGTCGGCTGCATAACCCAACTTTTTACCTTTTCGATGTCCATGATCACCGAATGTCTTCTTCTAACCGTGATGTCTTATGACAGATATGTCGCCATCTGTAAACCTATGCATTACCTTACTATCATCAGTTTTACATTTTGTCTTCAGTTGATTTCATTCTGTTGggcttcaggttttcttctaaccGGAATAGTCACCATCTTGATCTCCAAACTTGACTTCTGTGGCTCCAATGTTGTTATTAACCATTTCTTCTGTGACTATGGACCTCTTTTACAACTCTCTTGCTCGGACACATCTCTTCTGGAATTAATAGTACTGGTTATAACCTCCCATGAAACTTCCATTGAAACCGTGTTTATCTTTACAACATACGTCTGCATTGTTCGCTCTATACTGGAAATATCAACCACCACCGGTAAGAAGAAAGCCTTCTCCACGTGCACCTCCCATCTGACCGTAGTTTGTATTTGTTTTGGATCACTCGTTGCCATCTACGTGTCTCCATCTGGAAAACAACAATTTAGCATGAACAAAATATTGTCCCTACTCTACACTGTGGTGACACCGTTATTAAACCCAATCATCTACAGCCTGAAGAACCATGAAATCAGGATCACCATCATAAATAGCTTCATCAGACTGAGGCAAATCTTAATTAATGACTAA